The nucleotide sequence ATGAAACATACCATCCGAAAACCCGAAAGCAATGAAGAAAAACCTAAAAACATAAATCCTGCAAATCCTAAGGCGATGGATATATCTGATTGAATACAGAATGCATTATTAGCCGTACACGTATCCCTCTCTCTTAACGTTCGAGCTAACGCCGTTCCCGCTGAATTTGCCGACAGTAACATGTATGCAAAAACCTAAACAAGAACAAGTAGAACGATAATGTCTGTTTTTCACATTATGTTATGAAcattgaaatttataatattcttcaaaattaaatttttctacTATTTCACACTTTAAAAAGTCAAACATGTTGCACAAAATATTGTACGCTTATATATAAGAGGATGCAATAAAGAGGGTCAAAATGTTGCACAAAATATTTTGCTTTTGTATAGTGTAGTCATGTGATCAAGAGGTCATGAGTTCAAGCTTTGAAACAGACTCTGGCAGTAatgtaaggtaagactgcgtacaatacacccttgtggtgggacccttccCTGGACCCTGTGCATCACGAGAGCTTTAGCTGCTCTTTCTTTATAGGATATTATTATAAAGAGTAGTGAGGTATGTAGCTTATCTTGATTTGTAGTAGTCCAGTCGGAGATTTTCATTAAGAGagtttaaaatatgaataagtagacatataaaaagaagttgaaattcaacgtctactatatatacataaaaattaattttaatcaaatataaatagttaTTTGTCGTCGAAGCTAATTTCGTGTCTCAAAACACTGATCAAAAGTGCAATCAAGatttcaagtttatgagtttcagattttagtattttacgCCGTTTGATTCTAAATTACTATTTTGtctatcccaatttatgtagtacacattttactttcttttttcttttccaccCAGTGTCCGATGTCCGCATTAGAACTCCGAGGCCCATTAAAgaggtagcgctcccaacagaatttATTCTATACCCAGGGCTCGCACCCAAAACTTCTAATTAAGAATGAAGTAGTCCCCTCACTAAACCACAAACTATGTTGGTACCTTATGTTTTACTTGGAATAAAGTTTAGGAAAGAAAAGggagatttttttaaaatttgttgtcCGAATACTTCGCCACTACTTGTACaactataaattatttcattaagaattaaaaaaaaattaaattatttttcaatcatagaaagataatattttttttaccagacagactaaaaagaaaagtgcGTCACCTGATCATGGCTGAAATCAAACCAAACTTGAACAACTTCAGGAAAAATAGTGACCCCTCTTGAAATTTCCCAAATTGAAGCTCCAATTTCGAAAAATGAATATAATGCTACAATTCCAGCTGCAATTGCCACAAATctatcccaaaaaataaaaataaaaaaatcttattcTATACTTACAAAAAGAATTGTAACATTAAGAAATTGAGAGTTCTAAAATTAACTATATAACAATTCTCTCTAATACAATAATttgttttgtatttattattatatcaCTGATACAAAGCGAATTAGAAATTCTAGCTACGTTTAATAATTATTCAAGGTATCGAGCTATGTTGATATATAATTTtaccaaattctttaaatttttctttctcattcCGCGATAAAATTCATTTCAAATATGATGTGcatctaagaaaaaaaattgtcagTCCTGCTTGATCCATCCTCATCGACCCACTTTTTATCGAAGCGTCAcgaaagtgaagggaaaagaagAACTCGAAGCTATATTATTTGTACtcttcaaaaaatcataaatgcatgttgaatatttttaaaatagtgtATTTTAAGAGGATTTAATACGGTGATGTAACATTTTTGACGAATCCAAACAACATGGACTCGGAAGAAATTTCAtccaaaattctaaaatattgaaCCATCGATTTTTTAAACGGAAACTCTAGAATGACTATAACGTATATAAGTTTTCTATCTGAACTATCACCAACTGTTTATCAAAATATAGATCAACTATCGCTCGTTCGCATTTCTTACATGATCTTACAATATTTAATAAGATAGAATAACGTAAACAACTAATAGTCGTGATATGTTTTAATAAATAGTTGATCATAATTCAAATAGGACTCGCATACTTGATAGTTCAAgtatgaatttcaaaaaattaagataatttttgtGCATGTTTtacctcaaaaaaaaattaatatatttcaaatatgaACCTCAAATAGAATTTCCTTTTCGTTAGTTATAAAGAGTCAAACGATATAAATGTTGGTCAATATTTTAAGACGTATTTTTCAATCATATTAAAAAACAAACAATTGGGAACTTATAATACgagttttaaataaataaatataaagtatatCGATTTTTCGAATTTCCTAGCTGAACTATAAGGTATACGAGTTTTCTATTGAATTATATaaactatttatcaaaatatacatCAACTATCAATCATTCACATTTCCTATCTAATACTCTGACCGTTAATAGTTCAAATATGATACTCAAAAAATCGACATAGTTTAGATAcaatttttaccttaaaaatttgaTATAGCTCAAATATCaacctcaaaaaataaaaataatttaaatatatttttttaccttaAAAAATCGATATAGCTCAAATATAAACCTCAAAAAAATCGAGATGGAGAAACTCATGGAGAATggaatttcctttttcttttggtCATACAGCATAAATTTTAACCAACATTTTAATTGTACTTCCCaatcacattaaaaaaaattttacatatttataatacTTTCTATATAGCCTTTAATACGAAACACTAAACatgacattaaaaaaaaaataataatattataatattttttacataatttttaaatacgaAACACCAAACAtgacatcaaaaaaaaaatagcatatttataatactttttacataatttttaaatacaaacACCAAACATgacatcaaaaaaagaaaaatatcatacgtataatattttttatataattttaaaatacgaATCACGAAACATTacattaaaaagaagaaaaatactgGTTATGCACAAACGTTCTGTTGGGAGCTCCCCCAAATGGGCCCGATGCGGGACGAATCTAGATATAGTCGGACTCTTAAAAAGCGGGTATCAGACACTGGGTGGtttaaatcaaaacaaagaagaaaaatagcatacttattaaccctttttatatagtttttgaatacgAATATGAAACATGACAACTAAAAAGTATCGGAATGCAGTAATAGTAGTACCTGAATGCATCAAAGTGGTACCACTTAAGCAACTCCGAACCAGACCCGAACCGAGAGTT is from Capsicum annuum cultivar UCD-10X-F1 chromosome 5, UCD10Xv1.1, whole genome shotgun sequence and encodes:
- the LOC107870244 gene encoding CASP-like protein 4C2, which produces MIRSPQEPNRNGGSTTQSQFHSTVSVQKNRRFNILILIFRFTAFCFSLASAIFMFTNSRFGSGSELLKWYHFDAFRFVAIAAGIVALYSFFEIGASIWEISRGVTIFPEVVQVWFDFSHDQVFAYMLLSANSAGTALARTLRERDTCTANNAFCIQSDISIALGFAGFMFLGFSSLLSGFRMVCFILNGSRFHM